From the genome of Actinomycetota bacterium:
CGCCAAGGTGCACCCGGAGGGCGGGTTCCTCGTCGCCGGCACGAACTTCGGCATGGGGTCGAGCCGCGAGCAGGCGCCGCTGGTGCTGATCCACAGCAACACGCGCGCGGTGCTGGCGAAGAGCTTCGCGCGCATCTTCTACCGCAACGCCATCAACACCGGCCTGCCGGTGGTCGAGTGTGATACGGACCTCATCGACGACGGCGACGAGCTCGCGCTCGACCTGGAGGCGGGCGTCGTGCGCAACCTCACCAAGGGCACGGAGACCCCGTTCCCGCCGCTGCCGCCGGTGATGGCGCAGCTGCTCGCCGATGGCGGGCTGGTCGAGCACTTCAAGAAGCACGGCGGGTTCAACCTGTAGGAACCACTCCACTCGCGGGGCGCGTCTGCCGATACTGCGCGGCAGGGACGCCGTGGCCGAGTGAGGAATAGTCACCACGGC
Proteins encoded in this window:
- a CDS encoding 3-isopropylmalate dehydratase small subunit, encoding METRAKAFKYGDDINTDYIISGKYKFKSADMEAMAVHAMEELDPDYYAKVHPEGGFLVAGTNFGMGSSREQAPLVLIHSNTRAVLAKSFARIFYRNAINTGLPVVECDTDLIDDGDELALDLEAGVVRNLTKGTETPFPPLPPVMAQLLADGGLVEHFKKHGGFNL